A stretch of DNA from Terriglobales bacterium:
GTGCCCGGCAGAGTCGGTGCGACGTGCGCGAAAGGAACTCATTATGTCGATTTCTCCGGTCATGGCAAAGCTTGCCGAAAAGCTCCAGCGCAAGGACATTCCTCACTTCAATCCTGGCGACACCGTCCGCGTGCAGGTGAAGATTAAGGAAGGCGACAAAGAGCGTGTTCAGGCTTTCGAAGGCGTGGTGATCGCCCATAAAGGCGGCCCGCAGGCGAGCATCACCGTCCGTAAAATCAGCTTCGGGCAGGGCGTCGAGCGTATCTTCCCGCTGAATTCCAAGGTGATCGATAAGATCGAGCACGTCCGCTCAGGACGCGTTCGCCGGGCGAAGTTGTTCTATCTGCGCCAGCTCAAAGGTAAGGCTGCCAGACTGCGCGAAGTGGAAGGCTGATCTAAGCTGTCGTTCGGAATTCACGCAAAAGAAGAGCCGCCCATCGGGCGGCTTAGATTTTCAGAACGGCTCTCGCGGTGCTAAATCGAAAACAGACGTTTCCGAAGTCCAGCGAGTGAGAGCAAGCCAGAGCCGAGCAACAACATCGCAGAAGGCTCCGGAGCAGTTACTGCTTCAGAAATTTTTCCCTGCAGGGTAGTAATACCACCGTTCGTGGTGCTTGGAGATAACACCACGCCTGGACCATCCATCGTAAAACTGCTGATCTGGTAGGTAACGCCACCCAGAGTGATCGAGGTTGGATTGGAGAAAATTACCTCCGTTCCACTGCTCGTCGTCTGAAGACTGCCGCTCAAAGATGCCAGAAGATCTCCACTGCTCGGTGAAGCAGCAGGATCGGACTGGCTGATGTTCAAAGTAAAGCTTACGCCGTCAAAGTCAGTCAGAGACCCCGCGCTAGCCACGAAGTTCCCTAAACTGTTGAAGGTGAACAGCGTTCCCCCTTTGCCGGGCTGATCAGGAGTTACTGTTGCGTTTGTAAGGCCGTCGAAGCTGAGTTCGACTCCGCTGCCGGTGTTACAAGCGCTAGTACTCGCCCCGCACACACCGCCACTAAACGTGCCTGTGGTGCTGAAAGTTACGGAATCGGCGAACCCAGGTGCCGCTATGAAAAGCAACAGAGCGACGCCGAGTAGCCAGGTCATTTGCGAGATGCGTTTCATCCTAGGTCTCCCCTATGAAACATACTGGGGCGGCTTCCGTCGCAGACCAGTACGCTATTCAGACTTGCAGGTGGATGCCCATTGGATGGTCAGACAAACGTCGATGTATCAATGCCTTACGTTGAAAACGGCACTTTTCTAATGTTTGCGTTGCAAGTCCATGCACATTAAGGAGAACTCTTTTGTCCTCAATAAGTTATATTTCCAGAGTTCCACAGACCGCTATATGCCTGTGGACGAAGCCTTAGTGAACCGGTGTATCCCCGGGTTGTAGCTGTCTGAACTACTTGCGGAGCTTCACTTGGTTCTCGCCGCTTTGAAAGTGACCCGTTACACTCTGACAAAGATCCAGAGGTGAAAATTGTCTCAAGTGTATGACGTCGCCATTATCGGAGCCGGAATCGTTGGGCTCTCGGCGGCCAAAGAGCTCGGCGAGCGCTACCCAAAGCTGAAGGTCGTTGTCCTTGAGAAAGAGGCAAAGTTAGCGGCGCATCAGACCGGCCACAACAGCGGTGTGATTCACTCTGGCGTGTATTACCGTCCAGGATCGTTGAAGGCTCGCTTCTGCGTACAAGGAGCGGCGGAGATGGTCCACTTTTGCCAGACGCATGCTCTTCCGCATGAGATCTGCGGAAAAATCATTGTTGCCATCGAGAAATCACAGCAGCCCGCGATCGAGGAACTCCATCGCCGCGCCTTGGCGAACGGCGTTCCCGGAGTGCGGATGTTGCCGGCCGAAGAGATTCGCAATTACGAGCCGCACGCTACCGGAGTAGCCGCCCTGCTGGTTCCCGGAACGGGAATTGCGAATTACAGGCTTGTAGCCGAAAAATACGCTGAACTGGCAACCCAGTCGGGTGTCGACATTCGCACTTCTTCTGCGGTCCACGGAATTCGTGATTCCGGGTCGGAGTTCACAATGCAGACGTCGGCGGGACCATGCATATCAAAATTCCTGATTAATTGCGCAGGCCTGCACAGCGACCGCGTCGCGCGGCTTGCAGGGGCGGAGCTGCCCCTGCGGATCATTCCCTTTCGCGGAGAGTATTACGAACTTCGCCCCGAGCGTCGTGACCTGGTGCGGACGTTGATCTATCCAGTGCCGGATCCTCGCTTTCCCTTTTTGGGAGTTCATTTCACTAAGAAGGTCGGAGGTGGAGTGGAAGCTGGTCCCAACGCTGTTCTGGCTCTCAAACGCGAAGGCTACACGAAAACGGCTTTTCATCCGGCCGATGTCTTAGATGAGGTTGGGTTCCCCGGCTTCTGGCGTATGGCGAAGAAGTACTGGAAGACTGGATTTGGGGAGATGTATCGATCCTTTAATAAGGCTGCGTTCGTTACGGCACTCCAGAAGCTGCTTCCGGAAATTCGTGAACAGGATTTGATCGATGGCAGCGCCGGTGTGCGCGCCCAGGCCGTGGATAAGAATGGAGCGCTAGTGGACGACTTCCAATTCGTGACGCAAGCGCGGGCTCTTCACGTCTGCAATGTACCTTCGCCCGCAGCCACCGCGTCACTTCCTATCGGCAGGCATATTGTCGAAGTAGCTGCCCGCGATTTTGGTTGGAGCCAGAATGGCCGTCCGGAGTCTGCGCCGCAGTAGAGCCCTCGCCCATGCGCCACATTTAAGATAAGTCTCATTTCCCTCGTGACGGTGGCGAGAAGAGATGTCCACGCAAAATCCAATCATCACTTTGCAGAGCGCTGAGGAACGCGACCGCGATCTCGGCTTTGGTTCCGTCGTCTCGCAAGCGCGTAATCTGCGTTTGTTGAATCGCGATGGAAGCTTCAACGTGCGGCGCAAGCAGAGCATTACTGACTCGTATGCGTCGTACTATTCGCTGCTGACAATGTCCTGGCCGAGATTCATCGGCCTTGTGGTCGGGCTATATGTTGCGATAAACGGGATCTTCGGAATTGCCTATCTCCTATGCGGAGACGGGGCTTTGCAGACGACCGGTGGACAGGCGATCTCCTCTTCGTTCCTGAAGGCATTCTTTTTCAGCATCGAAACGTTCTCGACGATCGGCTACGGCAATATTGTTCCTGTTACGCTGGCCGCGAATGCAATTGTTTGCGTCGAAGCAGTCAGTGCGCTGCTCGGGTTTGCGCTGGCAACCGGTCTGATCTTTGCCCGGTTCTCGCGTCCCACGGCGAAGATCCTGTTCAGCGACACAGCGATCGTCGCTCCCTATAACGGAATCACCGCTTTCGAATTTCGCATCATCAATTCCCGCAACAATCAGCTGATCGAAGTTGGTGCGCGCGTGCTGATGTCGAAGTTCGAGAATGTAGATGGCAGTCGCATTCGCAAGTACTATCCCTTATCTCTCGAACGCGAAAAAGTTGTCTTCTTCCCGCTGAGCTGGACCATCGTGCATCCCATCGATGACAAGAGTCCGATGCGGGGCTGCACGCGCGAAGACCTGATTGCCAGCGACGCCGAATTTCTCATCCTCCTCACAGGAATTGACGAGACGTTTTCACAAACTGTCCATGCGCGGTCGTCATACCGCGCTGAAGAGCTGATCTGGGGTGCAAAGTTCGGGAATATGTACGTCCAGAATGAACACGGACAGATCACAGGCGTAAACATGGAACGCTTTCACGCAATCGAGCGCGTGGCTCTGGCTGGGTAAACCGGCTGTCGGCCTTCGGCTATCGGCCTTTGGCCAAAAAACAGCAACTCAAGGAAAAAACTCGGAGCCGCGTGTCAAAGTCGGCGCACCCTTCCAACGCCAGATCGCAACCTCCGTTGGAGTTTCAGAACTCCTCTCCCGCAAAGATCCAACGCAAAGCACGGGTGAAGAAACTCAGGTCTTTGCTGTAGTCGGAGATTGGTAGCCGGAAGCCGGCAGCCGCCTTTCCGCTATAATCAACTTTCCGGCAATCCTCTCTGGAGTCTATCCACAGTCAATGATTAAGTTTCTGCAGACGCCCACCAAGGCGAAAAAAATCGTCCTCAACACCATTCTGGTCTTCGTAGCTATCACGATGGTGATCTTCCTGATCCCAGGAATTTTTGAAGGGCTTTCAAATACAGCGGGGAAAGGCGTCTATGCGCGCGTCGCGGGACACGACGTCACTTCCGCCGACGTGGAGCGCGCGACCCAGCAGATGGCGCGCCAGCAGCGTATTCCCGCCGAGTACGCATCGTTCATCCGTCCTCAGGCAGCAAACCAGCTGATCACAAAGTATGCTCTCATCGCCGAAGCGCGCCGCATCGGCCTGCACGCTTCGGACGACGAAGTTCGCAATTTCCTCCACGAAGGGCAATTCGGGCAGATGCTGTTCCCCAATGGGAATTTCGTGGGTGAGCAGAACTACGAGAACTTCGTCAGCGAGCAGTTCCATCTCAGCGTCGCCGATTTTGAGAACCTGGTGAAAGAACAGCTTCTCATCCAGAAGCTGATCGGGATGATCGAAGGTCCGGTGACCGTTCCCGAATCACAGGTGAAAGATGAGTATATAAAGCAGAACCGTAAGGTGAAGTTTGCCTATGCGGTGCTCAGCCACGACCAGGTTGCGAAAGAAGTAAAGGTCACGGATACCGAGCTGAAGGCCTACTACGACAAGCACAAACAGGAATATGTAAATTCGATCCCGGAGAAGCGGAAGGCGCGCTACATCGCCATTAATGCTTCAACCATTCCTGGTGTCACGATCACCGACGATGACATCAAGCAGTACTACAACCAGCACACCGATCAATACAAAGTTCCTGAGCGTGTTCACGTCCGCCACATACTTGTGAAGACGCCTCCTCCTGGTCCGGATGGCAAAGTCGATCAGAAAGCCGTCGATGCTGCTCGTGCCAAAGCCGAAGGACTGCTGAATCAGATTAAGAACGGCGCCAATTTTGAAGAGCTTGCGAAGAAGAATTCCGACGATCCCGGAAGCGCAGCCAAAGGCGGCGAACTGCCCCCTTTCCAGAAGGGCGCCATGGTGCCCGAGTTCGAGCAGGCGGCGTTCGCGCTGCAGAATAAAGGACAGCTCAGCGGACTGGTAAGGAGCACCTACGGCTTCCATATCATCCAGCTGATCGACAAGCAGCCCGCACACACCAAATCACTGGAAGAAGTAAAGGCCGGTATTGTTCCCGTTCTGAAACAGCAGAAGGAATCGAAAGCTGCCGACGAGCTGGCGCGAACGCTGGAATCCCAAGCGAAGACCGAAGGCTTGGATAAGGCAGCAGCAGCACACAACCTGAAGGTACAAACCACGGATTGGTTCAGCAACACCGATTCGCTTCCCGGAATCGGACAGGCGCCCGACTTCATGCAGGTAGCCTTCTCGACCAAGCCGAAATCAGGACCGGTGCTTGCACACACTCCGACCGGCTACGCGATTTTGGAAGTCCTCGACGATCAGCCGGCAAAGACGCCGACCTTCGAAGAGGCGAAGCCGAAGGTCGAGACCGCCTTCCGCAACGAGCAGGCCCAGGCCTTGTTGACGCGCAAGACGCAAGAGCTCTCGGAGCGTGCCAAAGCGCTGCACGACCTAAAGAAAGCTGCTGCGGAACAAGGCGCACAGTACAAGACCAGCGACTTCGTTACGCAACAAGGACAGGTTCCCGATCTCGGCTCGATGAGTGGACCAGCTTCTGTTGCATTCACGCTGCAGAAGGATCAGATCAGTGGCCCGATTATGGCCGAGAACAATGGCGCGGTGCTGCAGGTCGTGGACCAGCAGGAACCCTCAGCCGAGGAATTCGCTAAGAACAAGGACACAGCGCGCGAGCGTACGCTGGAGCAGAAGAAAGGCGAGGCTTTCCAGCTCTTCGCGACCAATCTTGTCCAGAGTATGACGAAAGAAGGCCGAATCAAGTACAACAAGGAAGAGCAAGAAGCGAACCAGCCTGGCGCGCGGCTTCCGGCCGGCAGCTAGTAACATCGCATTCGTACCATAGCTGCCCAGCCACGCTGGGCAGCTTTTTATTTTCTTTTCTTCATCACACGTTGTTTGCGAGAACGAAATGCCTTTCGAAAGAGCCTGCGGGACGCTGCTGCACATCACGTCGCTGCCGTCGCGCGGCGAGATCGGGGACTTAGGCCCGGAGGCATACCGCTTTGCCGACTTTCTCGCATCGTCTCGCCAGCGCCTCTGGCAGGTGCTGCCCATCAGCCCCGCAGGCGTAGGAAACTCTCCGTACTCCGCGACCTCGGCATTCGCAGGATATCCGCTGCTCATCAGCCTCGAGCGCTTAGGCGAGCGAGGATGGCTTGAGAAACAAGACTTAGACCAGCTCGCGAAAGCGTCTTGCCACGTCGACTTCGCAAAAGCCCAGCACACCAAGCTCCCGCTCCTGAACAAAGCTGCCGAGCAATTCCTGAAACGGGCCGCGGGAAGCGCGCGTCAGCGCTTCGACGAATTCTGCTGGCTGAACGGATGGTGGCTCGAAGACTACGTTTTATTCGAAGCTCTTCGCAACCATCACGATCAGAAGAGCTGGATCGAATGGCCCGCCGAACTCCGTCGTCGCGACCACGCAGCCATCGATCGGATCAAAACGGAATTCGAACACGAGCTAATGCTCGATCGCGCCATTCAGTTCTTCTTCTTCGAGCAGTGGCGCTCGCTGCATCAGTACTGCATGTCGCGCGGCATCAAGCTCATCGGCGACGTCGCCATCTTCGTGAGCCTCGACAGCGCCGATGTTTGGAGCCATCCCGATATATTCCAGCTCGACGATGATCGCAAGCCTATCAACGTCTCCGGCGTACCTCCCGACTTCTTCAGCGAGACCGGGCAGCGCTGGGGTAATCCTCTTTATCGTTGGGACGTGCTCCGCCAGCGCGGCTACGATTGGTGGGTGCAGCGCATGAAATGGGCACTGCAAACCTGCGACATCGTCCGCCTCGACCACTTCCGCGGCTTTGAAGCTTATTGGGAAATTCCAGCGCATGAAGAAACTGCGGTACGCGGCCGGTGGGTGAAGGGGCCGGAGCATGACCTGTTTCACGCTCTGCGCAACGCGCTCGGAACGCTGCCGTTCATCGCCGAAGATCTCGGAACTATTACTCCTGAGGTCGATAACCTGCGCCGAAGTTTCGAGATGCCCGGCATGCGTATTCTGCAGTTCGGATTCGGGAATCCCGGCGCCCACATTTATCTTCCCCATCGCTA
This window harbors:
- the rplS gene encoding 50S ribosomal protein L19, which encodes MSPVMAKLAEKLQRKDIPHFNPGDTVRVQVKIKEGDKERVQAFEGVVIAHKGGPQASITVRKISFGQGVERIFPLNSKVIDKIEHVRSGRVRRAKLFYLRQLKGKAARLREVEG
- a CDS encoding PEP-CTERM sorting domain-containing protein; translated protein: MKRISQMTWLLGVALLLFIAAPGFADSVTFSTTGTFSGGVCGASTSACNTGSGVELSFDGLTNATVTPDQPGKGGTLFTFNSLGNFVASAGSLTDFDGVSFTLNISQSDPAASPSSGDLLASLSGSLQTTSSGTEVIFSNPTSITLGGVTYQISSFTMDGPGVVLSPSTTNGGITTLQGKISEAVTAPEPSAMLLLGSGLLSLAGLRKRLFSI
- the lhgO gene encoding L-2-hydroxyglutarate oxidase, with product MYDVAIIGAGIVGLSAAKELGERYPKLKVVVLEKEAKLAAHQTGHNSGVIHSGVYYRPGSLKARFCVQGAAEMVHFCQTHALPHEICGKIIVAIEKSQQPAIEELHRRALANGVPGVRMLPAEEIRNYEPHATGVAALLVPGTGIANYRLVAEKYAELATQSGVDIRTSSAVHGIRDSGSEFTMQTSAGPCISKFLINCAGLHSDRVARLAGAELPLRIIPFRGEYYELRPERRDLVRTLIYPVPDPRFPFLGVHFTKKVGGGVEAGPNAVLALKREGYTKTAFHPADVLDEVGFPGFWRMAKKYWKTGFGEMYRSFNKAAFVTALQKLLPEIREQDLIDGSAGVRAQAVDKNGALVDDFQFVTQARALHVCNVPSPAATASLPIGRHIVEVAARDFGWSQNGRPESAPQ
- a CDS encoding ion channel gives rise to the protein MSTQNPIITLQSAEERDRDLGFGSVVSQARNLRLLNRDGSFNVRRKQSITDSYASYYSLLTMSWPRFIGLVVGLYVAINGIFGIAYLLCGDGALQTTGGQAISSSFLKAFFFSIETFSTIGYGNIVPVTLAANAIVCVEAVSALLGFALATGLIFARFSRPTAKILFSDTAIVAPYNGITAFEFRIINSRNNQLIEVGARVLMSKFENVDGSRIRKYYPLSLEREKVVFFPLSWTIVHPIDDKSPMRGCTREDLIASDAEFLILLTGIDETFSQTVHARSSYRAEELIWGAKFGNMYVQNEHGQITGVNMERFHAIERVALAG
- a CDS encoding peptidyl-prolyl cis-trans isomerase, encoding MIKFLQTPTKAKKIVLNTILVFVAITMVIFLIPGIFEGLSNTAGKGVYARVAGHDVTSADVERATQQMARQQRIPAEYASFIRPQAANQLITKYALIAEARRIGLHASDDEVRNFLHEGQFGQMLFPNGNFVGEQNYENFVSEQFHLSVADFENLVKEQLLIQKLIGMIEGPVTVPESQVKDEYIKQNRKVKFAYAVLSHDQVAKEVKVTDTELKAYYDKHKQEYVNSIPEKRKARYIAINASTIPGVTITDDDIKQYYNQHTDQYKVPERVHVRHILVKTPPPGPDGKVDQKAVDAARAKAEGLLNQIKNGANFEELAKKNSDDPGSAAKGGELPPFQKGAMVPEFEQAAFALQNKGQLSGLVRSTYGFHIIQLIDKQPAHTKSLEEVKAGIVPVLKQQKESKAADELARTLESQAKTEGLDKAAAAHNLKVQTTDWFSNTDSLPGIGQAPDFMQVAFSTKPKSGPVLAHTPTGYAILEVLDDQPAKTPTFEEAKPKVETAFRNEQAQALLTRKTQELSERAKALHDLKKAAAEQGAQYKTSDFVTQQGQVPDLGSMSGPASVAFTLQKDQISGPIMAENNGAVLQVVDQQEPSAEEFAKNKDTARERTLEQKKGEAFQLFATNLVQSMTKEGRIKYNKEEQEANQPGARLPAGS
- the malQ gene encoding 4-alpha-glucanotransferase; its protein translation is MPFERACGTLLHITSLPSRGEIGDLGPEAYRFADFLASSRQRLWQVLPISPAGVGNSPYSATSAFAGYPLLISLERLGERGWLEKQDLDQLAKASCHVDFAKAQHTKLPLLNKAAEQFLKRAAGSARQRFDEFCWLNGWWLEDYVLFEALRNHHDQKSWIEWPAELRRRDHAAIDRIKTEFEHELMLDRAIQFFFFEQWRSLHQYCMSRGIKLIGDVAIFVSLDSADVWSHPDIFQLDDDRKPINVSGVPPDFFSETGQRWGNPLYRWDVLRQRGYDWWVQRMKWALQTCDIVRLDHFRGFEAYWEIPAHEETAVRGRWVKGPEHDLFHALRNALGTLPFIAEDLGTITPEVDNLRRSFEMPGMRILQFGFGNPGAHIYLPHRYESNTVVYTGTHDNDTTVGWWKSGATDDEKRAIESYLHPNDDGIHWAFTRAAITSVADLCVIPMQDWLGLDADCRMNIPSHPEDNWTWRLERNAATPELAGKIAELIEVSDRDPRSSHRGQTNGSAQEEFAA